In one Deltaproteobacteria bacterium genomic region, the following are encoded:
- a CDS encoding ABC transporter ATP-binding protein → MSSNGAARPEPVDLDLWGQLRVVRRCLPLLRGVRRHLAVLLIGMAVLAALGFSSFLIFAPALWGGALQGKPISELAAFAVGLPVDGFTRVEALAPELRRVLAERLTWLLAGLALGIAAGIMAASYYGIWILQKVNQGLRLRLVDRLQVLSLRFHDQSRVGDAIYRTYQDSAMVTQVVQSYVIAPIASLTQAITLTLVAACFAPGLALLLLATWPPLLALGLFFSRRLRADFRVARETNSALTSRIQESLSAVRVIKAYGLEGFEQERFEAASRQAFAGARAARGRLATFGVAVFWVVGSAILAASVLATLATREAAPLWIASLVTRSGFATLETWLASAGIGVWTLGIYNAWKGLFASGAGSVVGIFRTWGRAQDIAVGLDRVFELLDLEPEVKDAPDAIALAPLRERIAFRDVSFAYRADRPALEGVSFSAPVGAITALVGPTGSGKSTAMALLLRLFDPDAGRIEIDGVDLRRLRIANLRRNIAIALQENVLFAASVRENIRYAAPDADDAEIREAARVACADDFIAALPNGYDTLLGERGAKLSTGQRQRINLARAVLKNAPILILDEPTASLDAETEHRLVRNLAEWGKGRCVFLVTHRLSTVRLANQIVHLERGRVAESGTHEELIARPNGAYRALVESELIDARVAP, encoded by the coding sequence ATGAGCTCGAACGGAGCCGCGAGACCTGAGCCCGTCGACCTCGACCTTTGGGGCCAGCTCCGCGTGGTGCGGCGCTGTCTGCCGCTGCTGCGAGGAGTTCGCCGACACCTGGCGGTGTTGCTGATCGGAATGGCGGTGCTGGCGGCGCTCGGCTTCTCGAGCTTTCTGATCTTCGCACCTGCACTCTGGGGCGGCGCGCTGCAGGGCAAGCCGATCTCGGAGCTCGCCGCGTTCGCGGTGGGTCTTCCAGTCGATGGCTTCACACGCGTGGAGGCGCTCGCGCCGGAGCTTCGACGCGTGCTCGCGGAACGCCTGACCTGGCTGCTCGCGGGCCTCGCGCTCGGGATCGCGGCCGGGATCATGGCGGCGAGCTACTACGGGATCTGGATCCTGCAGAAGGTGAATCAGGGGCTGCGGCTCCGGCTCGTCGATCGGCTGCAGGTGCTCTCGCTCCGCTTCCACGACCAGAGTCGGGTCGGCGACGCGATCTACCGCACCTACCAGGACAGCGCGATGGTCACGCAGGTCGTCCAGTCCTACGTGATCGCGCCGATCGCCTCGCTCACGCAGGCAATCACGCTGACACTCGTGGCCGCATGCTTCGCGCCGGGCCTCGCGCTCTTGCTGCTCGCCACCTGGCCGCCGCTTCTCGCGCTCGGACTCTTCTTCTCCCGGCGCCTGCGCGCCGATTTCCGCGTCGCGCGCGAGACGAACAGCGCGCTCACCTCGCGCATCCAGGAGAGCTTGAGCGCCGTGCGCGTGATCAAGGCGTACGGGCTCGAGGGATTCGAGCAGGAGCGCTTCGAGGCAGCTTCGCGCCAGGCATTCGCGGGCGCGCGTGCCGCGCGCGGCCGGCTCGCGACGTTCGGCGTCGCGGTATTCTGGGTGGTCGGATCCGCGATCCTCGCCGCGAGCGTCCTGGCGACGCTCGCCACCCGCGAAGCCGCACCGCTCTGGATCGCGTCGCTCGTCACGCGAAGCGGCTTCGCGACGCTCGAGACCTGGCTGGCCAGCGCCGGCATCGGCGTCTGGACGCTCGGGATCTACAACGCGTGGAAGGGGCTGTTCGCCTCGGGCGCGGGGAGCGTCGTCGGGATCTTCCGCACCTGGGGACGCGCGCAGGACATCGCCGTCGGGCTCGATCGCGTCTTCGAGCTGCTCGACCTCGAGCCCGAGGTGAAGGACGCACCCGACGCGATCGCGCTGGCTCCACTTCGGGAGCGGATCGCGTTCCGCGACGTGAGCTTCGCGTACCGCGCGGACCGCCCGGCCCTCGAAGGAGTCAGCTTCTCCGCGCCAGTCGGCGCGATCACCGCGCTGGTCGGACCGACCGGATCGGGGAAGAGCACGGCCATGGCGCTGCTGCTTCGCCTCTTCGATCCGGACGCGGGGCGGATCGAGATCGATGGCGTGGATCTGCGCCGGCTGCGCATTGCGAATCTGCGCCGCAACATCGCGATCGCGCTTCAGGAGAACGTTCTCTTCGCCGCGAGCGTCCGCGAGAACATCCGCTACGCGGCGCCCGACGCCGACGACGCGGAGATCCGAGAGGCCGCGCGCGTCGCCTGCGCGGACGACTTCATCGCCGCGCTCCCGAACGGCTACGACACCCTGCTCGGCGAGCGGGGAGCGAAGCTCTCCACCGGACAGCGCCAGCGGATCAATCTCGCGCGTGCGGTCCTGAAGAACGCGCCGATCCTGATCCTCGACGAGCCGACGGCTTCGCTCGACGCGGAGACCGAGCATCGCCTGGTGCGAAATCTCGCGGAGTGGGGAAAGGGTCGCTGCGTCTTCCTGGTCACGCACCGGCTCTCGACCGTCCGGCTCGCGAATCAGATCGTCCATCTCGAGCGCGGCCGGGTCGCGGAGTCGGGCACGCACGAGGAACTGATCGCGAGGCCGAACGGCGCGTACCGCGCGCTCGTCGAAAGCGAACTCATCGACGCTCGGGTCGCGCCGTGA
- a CDS encoding GNAT family N-acetyltransferase, whose translation MIRPLTSADMADALELLRARPLQNLFLEYVVASGVLGRVPGFVGWSPARRLEAIAMVGPLGGTALEVRDANAFAPLAEAISCAPLQPRHLVGSEDVTVPFFREYERSAAKLRWSRREAVLALGSRDLRAPGPAGGRGRVETARESDLAELTANSAEQHREDLGEDREAADESAFRQRHAQDLRDGRWWVLRERGRIVFQVHVGAATPRAVQLGGVFVPADLRGRGIAKSGVRAICAKLLERHELVTLYCDEDNAAALRVYEQVGFRVEFFNRSYLFEPLRP comes from the coding sequence ATGATTCGCCCTTTGACCTCGGCCGACATGGCAGATGCGCTGGAGCTTCTGCGTGCCCGGCCGCTGCAGAACCTGTTTCTCGAGTACGTCGTCGCCTCCGGCGTGCTCGGCCGCGTGCCGGGATTCGTCGGTTGGTCTCCGGCGCGCCGCCTCGAGGCGATCGCGATGGTCGGCCCGCTTGGTGGCACCGCCCTCGAGGTGCGCGATGCGAACGCCTTCGCTCCGCTCGCCGAGGCGATCTCGTGCGCGCCGCTCCAGCCGCGACACCTCGTCGGCAGCGAGGACGTGACCGTGCCGTTCTTTCGCGAGTACGAGCGCTCTGCCGCGAAGCTTCGCTGGTCCCGACGCGAGGCGGTGTTGGCGCTCGGGAGTCGCGATCTGCGCGCGCCCGGCCCGGCCGGCGGGCGTGGCCGCGTCGAGACCGCGCGGGAGTCCGACCTCGCCGAGCTCACGGCGAACAGCGCCGAGCAGCACCGCGAGGATCTGGGCGAGGATCGCGAGGCCGCCGACGAATCCGCATTCCGGCAGCGCCACGCACAGGACCTGCGCGACGGTCGCTGGTGGGTCTTGCGCGAGCGCGGCCGTATCGTCTTCCAGGTCCACGTCGGCGCCGCGACCCCGCGGGCTGTGCAGCTCGGCGGGGTGTTCGTCCCCGCCGACTTGCGCGGGCGCGGAATCGCGAAATCCGGTGTTCGCGCGATCTGCGCCAAGCTCCTCGAGCGCCACGAGCTCGTGACACTGTACTGCGACGAAGACAACGCGGCCGCCCTCCGCGTCTACGAGCAGGTGGGCTTCCGGGTCGAGTTCTTCAACCGCAGCTATCTGTTCGAGCCGCTGCGTCCCTGA
- a CDS encoding exosortase/archaeosortase family protein gives MLRWIWLAPFALAFAPTGAWLVDRGTSSAFSEVHTVFMPFVLAYLVREQLKLDPDPSPRASALGFLFIVPALLLLAFDAAIKTQMLSVVAFVLALPGLSLLLLGARRTRDLAFPLAGAVFIVPIPTGMLTPIYSVLRPIAAVGTSWLVPLLGTPIARVGTTLSVPGLTVQVADNCSGWATIQAALITALVLAHFSRSRGRRLALLLGAIPLALGVNVLRVTALVLLSMTYGADILDTDLHPASGIVLFAVVIAALLAIAGRDAMRPTIASGQRVQISDRFSVALTVLAAIALVPVTLHANALLRGDDCANPAALVPVEAAVDPERAKLMKVQYDAVQFREGVVPGTSDAPALRFAVVRSYEPRLLYYRGTRRLWQEIAPGGDTIEWLESDDGRLPIVRSRLESDRSGVASAVIASLLVYEGRPVESGWRAQLRAAPGQMFTGGRPMTMFAVRANVGPGQSEAAERRVRDFLLDSWRNYRAVCQR, from the coding sequence ATGCTTCGCTGGATCTGGCTCGCGCCGTTCGCCCTCGCCTTCGCGCCCACGGGCGCGTGGCTCGTCGACCGCGGCACGTCTTCGGCGTTCAGCGAGGTTCACACGGTGTTCATGCCGTTCGTGCTCGCGTATCTGGTGCGCGAGCAGCTGAAGCTCGATCCGGATCCGTCTCCGCGCGCCTCGGCGCTCGGCTTTCTGTTCATCGTGCCGGCGCTATTGCTTCTGGCGTTCGACGCCGCGATCAAGACGCAGATGCTCTCGGTCGTCGCGTTCGTGCTCGCGCTGCCGGGGCTCTCGCTGTTGCTTCTGGGCGCGCGCCGGACCAGGGACCTCGCGTTTCCACTCGCGGGAGCGGTCTTCATCGTCCCGATCCCGACGGGAATGCTGACGCCGATCTACTCCGTGCTCCGGCCGATCGCGGCCGTCGGCACGAGCTGGCTCGTTCCCCTGCTCGGCACGCCGATCGCGCGCGTCGGCACCACGCTCTCGGTTCCGGGTCTGACCGTGCAGGTCGCCGACAACTGCTCCGGCTGGGCGACGATCCAGGCGGCGCTCATCACGGCGCTGGTGCTCGCGCACTTCTCGCGCTCGCGCGGGCGCCGACTCGCGCTCCTGCTCGGCGCGATCCCGCTCGCCCTCGGCGTGAACGTGCTCCGGGTGACGGCGCTCGTGCTGCTCTCGATGACCTACGGCGCCGACATCCTCGACACCGATCTGCACCCCGCGTCGGGAATCGTCCTCTTCGCGGTGGTGATCGCGGCGCTGCTCGCCATCGCGGGACGCGACGCCATGCGGCCGACGATCGCGTCGGGCCAGCGCGTCCAGATCTCGGATCGCTTCTCGGTCGCCCTGACGGTCCTGGCCGCGATCGCGCTCGTGCCCGTGACCCTGCACGCGAACGCCCTGCTTCGCGGCGACGACTGCGCCAACCCCGCCGCGCTCGTCCCCGTCGAAGCCGCGGTCGATCCCGAACGCGCGAAGCTCATGAAGGTCCAGTATGACGCCGTGCAGTTCCGCGAGGGCGTCGTGCCCGGAACCAGCGACGCGCCCGCGCTGCGGTTCGCCGTCGTCCGAAGCTACGAGCCGCGGCTGCTCTATTACCGCGGCACGCGCCGCCTGTGGCAGGAGATCGCTCCCGGAGGCGACACGATCGAATGGCTGGAATCGGACGACGGCCGCCTGCCGATCGTGCGCTCGCGTCTGGAGAGCGATCGCTCCGGAGTGGCGAGCGCCGTGATCGCGTCGCTTCTGGTCTACGAGGGCCGGCCGGTCGAATCCGGCTGGAGGGCGCAGCTGCGCGCCGCCCCAGGGCAGATGTTCACGGGCGGCCGGCCGATGACGATGTTCGCCGTGCGCGCGAACGTCGGCCCCGGACAGAGCGAGGCGGCCGAGCGGCGCGTTCGCGACTTCCTGCTCGACTCCTGGCGGAACTACCGCGCGGTGTGCCAGCGCTGA
- a CDS encoding enoyl-CoA hydratase has translation METDVYEQILYSVEDPVATITLNRPERLNAWTDRMGDELRHAIARAESDKSVVGIVLTGAGRGFCAGADLKGLQALSSGERMGAGGASALAADPGDPAMGESFRKHYSYLMSVRKPIIAAINGPCAGMAMPIALFCDLRFAAESATFTTAFVRRGLIAEWGLAWTLPRLVGSAHALDLLLSGRKIDAREAERIGLVNRVLPDEKLLAQSVDYVRELAASSSPASMMVMKRQVYQQLTRELGPSCDEAVSLMVESFSRPDFKEGVQSFLERRPPKFPRV, from the coding sequence ATGGAGACGGACGTGTACGAGCAGATCCTGTACTCGGTCGAAGACCCGGTTGCGACCATCACCCTGAATCGACCCGAGCGGCTGAACGCCTGGACCGACCGGATGGGCGACGAGCTGCGCCATGCGATCGCTCGCGCGGAGTCGGACAAGAGCGTGGTCGGGATCGTGCTCACCGGCGCCGGGCGCGGCTTCTGCGCGGGTGCGGATCTGAAGGGCCTGCAGGCGCTGAGCAGCGGCGAGCGGATGGGCGCCGGTGGCGCGTCGGCGCTGGCGGCAGATCCCGGTGACCCGGCGATGGGTGAGTCGTTCCGCAAGCACTACTCGTACCTGATGTCGGTGCGCAAGCCGATCATCGCTGCGATCAACGGGCCGTGCGCGGGAATGGCGATGCCGATCGCGCTGTTCTGCGATCTGCGCTTCGCTGCGGAGAGCGCGACCTTCACCACCGCGTTCGTGCGCCGCGGGCTGATCGCGGAGTGGGGCCTCGCCTGGACGCTTCCGCGCCTGGTCGGATCCGCGCACGCGCTCGATCTGTTGCTCTCGGGCCGCAAGATCGACGCGCGCGAGGCGGAGCGCATCGGGCTCGTGAACCGGGTGCTTCCGGACGAGAAGCTGCTGGCGCAGAGCGTCGACTACGTGCGCGAGCTCGCGGCGAGCTCGTCGCCAGCGTCGATGATGGTCATGAAGCGGCAGGTCTATCAACAGCTGACGCGCGAGCTCGGCCCGTCCTGCGACGAGGCGGTGAGCCTGATGGTCGAGAGCTTCTCGCGGCCCGACTTCAAGGAGGGTGTGCAGTCCTTCCTGGAGCGACGCCCGCCGAAGTTCCCGCGCGTCTAG
- a CDS encoding sulfurtransferase, translating to MDQLVSTQWLEDHLRDADLRIFDATVRFVPEAGALRVSSGREEYLLRHVPGAGFLDLLSDLSDPASPLRFTRPSATRLANAFSRAGIGSESRVVVYSASSPMWATRVFWLLRAAGHAAVAVLDGGFARWVEEGRPVDGAACRYAPAQFRAEPREDLWAAKEEVRAAIGDAGTCTIDALPSAVHRGEAGLGYARPGHIAGSVNVPFESLLEPQTGCFRSREELRARLRDAGALERARAIAYCGGGIAATMAALALVRAGHPNVAVYDGSLDEWSRDPGLPMQTGD from the coding sequence ATGGACCAGCTCGTGAGCACGCAGTGGCTCGAAGATCACCTTCGCGATGCGGACTTGCGCATCTTCGATGCGACCGTGCGCTTCGTGCCCGAGGCCGGCGCCCTCCGGGTCTCGAGCGGTCGCGAGGAGTATCTCCTGCGGCACGTGCCGGGCGCGGGGTTCCTGGACCTGCTCTCGGACCTGTCCGATCCGGCGAGCCCGCTCCGCTTCACGCGGCCGAGCGCGACGCGCCTCGCCAACGCGTTCTCGCGCGCCGGGATCGGTAGCGAGAGCCGCGTGGTCGTCTACAGCGCCTCGAGCCCGATGTGGGCCACGCGCGTCTTCTGGCTGCTGCGCGCCGCGGGCCACGCGGCCGTCGCGGTGCTCGACGGCGGCTTCGCGCGCTGGGTCGAGGAAGGGCGGCCGGTCGATGGCGCGGCCTGCCGCTACGCGCCCGCACAATTCCGCGCCGAGCCGCGCGAGGATCTCTGGGCCGCGAAGGAGGAGGTGCGCGCGGCGATCGGGGACGCTGGAACTTGCACGATCGACGCGCTGCCGAGCGCCGTGCACCGCGGCGAGGCGGGCCTGGGCTACGCGCGCCCGGGGCACATCGCGGGAAGCGTGAACGTCCCGTTCGAGAGCCTGCTCGAGCCGCAGACCGGCTGCTTCCGGTCGCGCGAGGAGCTGCGAGCGCGCCTTCGCGACGCGGGTGCGCTGGAGCGCGCCCGCGCGATCGCGTACTGCGGCGGCGGGATCGCGGCCACGATGGCCGCGCTCGCGCTGGTCCGCGCGGGTCACCCGAACGTGGCCGTCTACGACGGATCGCTCGACGAGTGGTCGCGCGATCCGGGACTTCCGATGCAGACCGGCGACTGA
- a CDS encoding acetoacetate--CoA ligase: MSSAPLWTPSPERVERSAMRAFQRGIEARTGRRFASYTELWRWSVDERAEFWRAAWDFCELIGDPGPAPFLVDDRMPGARFFPGARLSYAENLLRRTDPATALIFRGEDGSRRELSFAELRAQVGSLAAELRRLGISAGDRVAAILPNGPEAIVAMLAATSLGAIWSSCSPDFGVRGVLDRFGQIEPKLLFACDGYRYAGKTFDLSERVAEIRAALPSLSRLVTVDFVGARALPGALDFGELARSRPGEPEFARLPFDHPLFILYSSGTTGAPKCIVHGAGAVLAKIAVEQRLHTDLRRGDRLFYFTTCGWMMWNWLATGLAAGATLVLYDGSPFHPDERVLFDLVDAERVTVFGTSAKYLDAVRKSGLEPRATHDLSSVETILSTGSVLAPESFDFVYRGIKPDVLLSSISGGTDIAGCFVAGSPTLPVRRGEAQCLALGMAVDVFDDAGRALAPGEKGELVCTRAFPSMPVGFWNDPDGARYRASYFERFPGVWHHGDWVELTPNGGMTLYGRSDAVLNPGGVRIGTAEIYRPVEQLDEIAEALAIGQDWAGDVRVVLFVRPRDGVALDAPLEAKIRAAIRAHATPRHVPARIVAVSDIPRTKSGKIVELAVRDVVHGRAPKNLETLANPEALAQFTNRPELAS; the protein is encoded by the coding sequence GTGAGCTCCGCCCCGCTCTGGACGCCCTCGCCCGAGCGCGTCGAGCGCTCGGCCATGCGCGCGTTCCAGCGCGGCATCGAGGCGCGAACCGGCCGCCGCTTCGCGAGCTACACGGAGCTGTGGCGCTGGTCGGTGGACGAGCGGGCGGAGTTCTGGCGCGCGGCGTGGGACTTCTGCGAGCTGATCGGCGACCCCGGGCCCGCGCCGTTCCTGGTCGACGACCGGATGCCGGGCGCGCGCTTCTTCCCGGGCGCGAGGCTCAGCTACGCGGAGAACCTGCTGCGCCGCACCGACCCGGCGACCGCGCTGATCTTTCGCGGCGAGGACGGCTCGCGGCGCGAGCTCTCCTTCGCGGAGCTCCGCGCGCAGGTCGGGTCGCTCGCGGCCGAGCTGCGGAGGCTCGGCATCTCCGCCGGCGACCGCGTCGCCGCGATCCTGCCCAACGGCCCCGAGGCGATCGTCGCCATGCTCGCCGCGACGTCGCTCGGCGCGATCTGGTCCTCGTGCTCCCCCGACTTCGGCGTCCGGGGCGTGCTCGACCGGTTCGGGCAGATCGAGCCGAAGCTGCTGTTCGCGTGCGACGGCTACCGCTACGCCGGCAAGACCTTCGACCTCTCCGAGCGCGTCGCCGAGATCCGCGCGGCCCTGCCGTCGCTGTCGCGGCTGGTGACGGTGGATTTCGTCGGCGCGCGCGCGCTCCCGGGCGCGCTCGACTTCGGCGAGCTCGCTCGCTCGCGCCCGGGCGAGCCCGAGTTCGCGCGCCTGCCCTTCGACCACCCGCTCTTCATCCTCTATTCGTCCGGGACGACGGGCGCGCCGAAGTGCATCGTGCACGGCGCGGGAGCGGTGCTGGCCAAGATCGCGGTCGAGCAGCGGCTCCACACCGATCTGCGACGCGGCGACCGGCTGTTCTACTTCACCACCTGCGGCTGGATGATGTGGAACTGGCTCGCGACCGGGCTCGCCGCCGGCGCGACGCTCGTGCTCTACGACGGCTCGCCCTTCCACCCCGACGAGCGCGTGCTCTTCGACCTGGTCGACGCGGAGCGGGTGACGGTGTTCGGAACCTCGGCGAAGTACCTGGACGCGGTTCGCAAGTCCGGGCTCGAGCCGCGCGCGACGCACGACCTGTCCTCGGTCGAGACGATCCTCTCGACCGGCTCGGTGCTCGCGCCCGAGAGCTTCGACTTCGTCTACCGCGGCATCAAGCCCGACGTGCTGCTCTCGTCGATCTCGGGCGGCACCGACATCGCCGGCTGCTTCGTCGCGGGCAGCCCGACGCTTCCGGTGCGCCGCGGCGAGGCGCAGTGTCTGGCGCTCGGCATGGCGGTCGACGTCTTCGACGACGCGGGCCGGGCGCTCGCGCCCGGCGAGAAGGGCGAGCTGGTCTGCACGCGCGCGTTCCCCTCGATGCCGGTCGGCTTCTGGAACGACCCGGACGGCGCGCGCTACCGCGCCTCGTACTTCGAGCGCTTTCCCGGCGTCTGGCACCACGGCGACTGGGTCGAGCTGACACCGAACGGCGGCATGACGCTGTACGGGCGCTCGGACGCGGTGCTGAATCCCGGCGGCGTGCGCATCGGCACGGCCGAGATCTACCGGCCCGTCGAGCAGCTGGACGAGATCGCCGAGGCGCTCGCGATCGGACAGGACTGGGCCGGCGACGTCCGCGTCGTGCTCTTCGTGCGCCCGCGCGATGGCGTCGCGCTCGACGCACCGCTAGAGGCGAAGATCCGCGCCGCGATCCGCGCGCACGCCACTCCCCGCCACGTTCCCGCGCGGATCGTCGCGGTGAGCGACATCCCGCGCACGAAGAGCGGCAAGATCGTCGAGCTCGCCGTGCGCGACGTCGTCCACGGCCGCGCGCCCAAGAACCTGGAGACGCTGGCCAACCCCGAGGCGCTCGCGCAGTTCACCAACCGCCCCGAGCTCGCGAGCTAG
- a CDS encoding aspartate-semialdehyde dehydrogenase: MSKSSGSNRKVAIVGATGAVGEVLLRVLESRNFPVAELRPLASERSVGTTVEFRGKKLPVGLAEPDAFEGMDFVFFAATGELSKTLGPEVGKRGGIAIDKSGTWRMHPEVPLVVPEVNGAAVEKHKGLLASPNCTTMPFVMALEPLRRLAKLRRAVVTTFQAVTGAGSPGLDELEAQQRAVQDGKPLPKPEKFARQIANNVVPLCETFRDDAYSTEEVKLLYETRKILDDAEFEVAMTCVRVPVPVGHSMSVLLETERPISPDEARRALAAFPGVVVMDDPSKNVFPTPADAAGRDEVFVGRIRRDLTSDRLWLWAVGDNLRKGAATNAVQIAEELMRRGLR, translated from the coding sequence ATGTCGAAATCCAGTGGTTCGAATCGGAAGGTCGCGATCGTCGGCGCGACCGGCGCGGTCGGCGAAGTGCTGCTGCGCGTGCTCGAGTCGCGGAACTTCCCGGTCGCCGAGCTGCGGCCGCTCGCCAGCGAGCGCTCGGTCGGCACGACGGTCGAGTTCCGGGGCAAGAAGCTGCCGGTCGGACTCGCGGAGCCCGACGCCTTCGAGGGCATGGATTTCGTGTTCTTCGCCGCCACCGGCGAGCTGTCGAAGACGCTCGGCCCCGAGGTCGGCAAGCGCGGCGGGATCGCGATCGACAAGTCGGGCACCTGGCGGATGCACCCGGAAGTGCCGCTCGTGGTGCCCGAGGTGAACGGCGCGGCGGTCGAGAAGCACAAGGGGCTGCTCGCGAGCCCGAACTGCACCACGATGCCGTTCGTGATGGCGCTCGAGCCGCTGCGCCGGCTCGCGAAGCTTCGCCGCGCGGTGGTGACGACCTTCCAGGCGGTCACCGGCGCGGGTTCGCCCGGGCTCGACGAGCTCGAGGCGCAGCAGCGCGCGGTGCAGGACGGCAAGCCGCTGCCGAAGCCCGAGAAGTTCGCCCGACAGATCGCGAACAACGTCGTGCCGCTGTGCGAGACCTTCCGCGACGACGCCTACTCGACCGAGGAGGTGAAGCTCCTGTACGAGACGCGCAAGATCCTCGACGACGCCGAGTTCGAGGTGGCGATGACCTGCGTGCGCGTGCCGGTCCCGGTCGGCCACTCGATGTCGGTGCTGCTCGAGACGGAGCGGCCGATCTCGCCCGACGAAGCGCGGCGCGCGCTCGCGGCGTTCCCCGGCGTGGTCGTGATGGACGACCCGTCGAAGAACGTGTTCCCGACGCCGGCCGACGCGGCCGGCCGGGACGAGGTCTTCGTCGGTCGGATCCGGCGCGACCTGACCAGCGACCGCCTCTGGCTGTGGGCCGTCGGCGACAACCTGCGCAAGGGCGCGGCGACCAACGCGGTGCAGATCGCCGAGGAGCTGATGCGCCGGGGCCTTCGCTGA